In Gemmatimonadaceae bacterium, one genomic interval encodes:
- the tkt gene encoding transketolase has protein sequence MTETATTASRSAAGGIASPLDELCINTVRTLSMDAVQQANSGHPGTPMALAPLAYLLFTRHLRYDPTHPDWPNRDRFVLSCGHASMLLYSVLYLTGYDLTLEDIKHFRQWGSKTPGHPEYGHTPGIETTTGPLGQGFANAVGMAIAERHLAAEFNTGDDAVIDHRTWVFASDGDLMEGISHEAASIAGHLGLGKLIVCYDDNSITLDGPASLSMSDDTGTRFEAYGWNVLRVDDVNDLPVMDRALAQARDVHDRPTLIIVRTHIGYGSPHKQDTSQAHGEPLGVDEVKLTKKNLGWEWTDTFHVPPEALAAWRDAGKRGAPLRAQWEKLRDAWAARRPDSARELARRLERKLPDGWRSALPTFQPNEKGIATRAASNAVINALGPKIPELVGGAADLSTSTKTIISSSDRLERDTPRGRNLFYGVREHAMAAIMNGMYVHGGIIPFGGTFLIFSDYMRPPTRLAALMKIRPIYVFTHDSVGLGEDGPTHQPIEQLAALRAIPGMTVFRPADAAETAEAWATALEITNGPVAFALTRQNVPILDRSRYAPASGVARGAYVLSDVDGAGPDVILLGSGSEVHILLAAQELLLSAGIRARVVSVPSIERFYAQPVSYRDQVLPRTNHHRIAMEAASPQPWYRLVGDSGVVIGLERFGASAPYERIYRELGLTAEHVVSAARTMLNR, from the coding sequence ATGACGGAAACGGCGACCACAGCATCACGGAGCGCGGCGGGCGGCATCGCATCGCCCTTGGACGAGCTCTGCATCAACACGGTGCGGACGCTGTCCATGGATGCGGTCCAGCAGGCGAATTCGGGGCACCCGGGCACGCCGATGGCGCTCGCACCGCTCGCCTACCTGCTCTTCACCAGGCACCTGCGGTACGATCCGACCCATCCCGACTGGCCTAACCGGGACCGCTTCGTTCTCTCGTGCGGCCACGCGTCGATGCTGCTGTACAGCGTGCTGTATCTCACCGGGTACGACCTCACGCTCGAGGACATCAAGCATTTCCGCCAGTGGGGCAGCAAGACGCCGGGCCACCCCGAGTACGGCCATACGCCGGGCATCGAGACGACCACCGGTCCGTTAGGACAGGGCTTCGCCAACGCCGTCGGCATGGCCATTGCCGAGCGGCACCTCGCGGCCGAGTTCAACACCGGCGACGATGCGGTGATCGACCACCGCACCTGGGTGTTCGCCAGCGACGGCGACCTCATGGAAGGCATCTCCCACGAGGCCGCATCCATCGCCGGCCACCTCGGGTTAGGCAAACTCATCGTCTGCTACGACGACAACAGCATCACGCTCGACGGGCCGGCCTCGCTGTCCATGAGCGACGACACGGGGACCCGCTTCGAGGCGTACGGCTGGAACGTCCTCCGCGTCGACGATGTGAACGACCTGCCGGTCATGGATCGCGCGCTCGCGCAGGCGCGCGACGTCCACGACCGCCCCACGCTCATCATCGTCCGCACCCACATCGGCTACGGCAGCCCGCACAAGCAGGACACGTCGCAGGCGCACGGCGAACCGTTAGGCGTCGACGAAGTCAAGCTCACCAAGAAGAACCTCGGCTGGGAATGGACCGACACCTTCCACGTGCCCCCCGAGGCGCTCGCCGCCTGGCGCGATGCAGGCAAGCGCGGCGCCCCCCTCCGGGCGCAGTGGGAGAAGCTGCGCGACGCCTGGGCGGCCCGCCGGCCCGATTCCGCGCGCGAGCTCGCCCGACGCCTCGAGCGCAAACTCCCCGATGGCTGGCGCTCCGCGCTGCCCACGTTCCAGCCTAACGAAAAGGGGATCGCGACGCGCGCCGCGTCCAACGCCGTCATCAACGCCCTCGGCCCCAAAATTCCCGAGCTCGTGGGCGGCGCCGCCGACCTCTCGACGTCGACCAAAACGATCATCAGCTCCAGCGATCGCCTCGAGCGCGACACCCCGCGCGGACGCAACCTCTTCTACGGGGTGCGCGAACACGCGATGGCGGCGATCATGAACGGCATGTACGTGCACGGCGGCATCATTCCGTTCGGCGGCACGTTCCTGATTTTCTCGGACTACATGCGGCCGCCTACCCGGCTCGCCGCACTCATGAAGATCCGCCCGATCTACGTGTTCACACACGACTCGGTCGGGCTCGGCGAAGACGGCCCGACGCATCAACCCATCGAGCAACTCGCCGCACTTCGCGCGATTCCGGGTATGACGGTGTTCCGACCCGCGGATGCCGCGGAGACCGCCGAAGCATGGGCGACGGCGCTCGAGATCACGAACGGGCCGGTGGCCTTCGCGCTCACGCGGCAGAACGTCCCGATCCTCGATCGATCGCGCTATGCGCCGGCCTCGGGCGTGGCCCGCGGCGCCTATGTGCTCTCCGACGTTGACGGCGCCGGCCCCGACGTGATCCTTCTCGGCAGCGGCTCCGAAGTGCACATTCTCCTCGCCGCGCAGGAGCTGCTGCTGTCGGCCGGCATCCGCGCTCGCGTGGTGAGCGTGCCGAGCATCGAACGATTTTACGCACAGCCGGTATCGTATCGTGATCAGGTATTGCCGCGCACGAATCATCATCGCATCGCGATGGAAGCCGCGAGCCCGCAGCCGTGGTACCGGCTGGTCGGGGACTCGGGCGTCGTGATCGGACTGGAGCGGTTCGGCGCGTCCGCGCCGTACGAGCGGATCTACCGCGAGCTCGGCCTCACGGCAGAGCACGTGGTGTCCGCGGCGCGCACGATGCTCAATCGCTGA